The nucleotide window CGACAAGCATCGGCTCGATCGACGTCGAGGACCTCTCACTGGCCGATAGTTCCGTCTCGAACCGCCGCGTGACCGGCCGGCTCGGTGACGGCGGAACATCTCTGAAGATCCGAACCAGCAACGGGAGCATCGACCTGACGGCACTGGTGTAACAGAGCGATTATGTTCGACCGGAGCGACCACGGGATATGGCACGCGGATCGATCGAGGCGATCTTCGTCGCCCCGGATTCGGGCGAGCCGATGGAGGTAGTCGAGAGCGTCGAAGCCGTCGCCGGCCGCGGCCTCCGCGGTGACCGCTACTTTCGCGAGCAAGGGCTGTACGACTGCCGCGAGGAACTCCCCGAAGGGACCGACGTATCGCTGATCGAGCGCGAGGCGCTCGACGCCATCGAACGGGACCACGAGGTCGACCTGCCGGCACGGCTGACGCGACGCAACGTCGTCACCAGCGACGTGGCGCTCAACCACCTCGTCGACCGGACGTTCCGGATCGGCGATGTCGAACTGGTCGGCGAACGCCTCTGTGAACCGTGCAGCTACATGGAATCGCTCGCAGAGACAGAGGGTGCTTCCGAGGCACTCACGCACCGCGGCGGGCTGAACGCGAACGTGATCGAATTGGGCACGATCGCAATCGGGGACACCGTCGAGTTCTGAGCGCCCGCTCGTATTCTGGAGATCTTCGCTACGTTCAGATCTCCCTACTCGAACCCGAAGACCTCAACTGGTTCGTAGGGCTCTTCGAGATACGCCACGTCGGATTCAG belongs to Halorubrum sp. DM2 and includes:
- a CDS encoding MOSC domain-containing protein, producing MARGSIEAIFVAPDSGEPMEVVESVEAVAGRGLRGDRYFREQGLYDCREELPEGTDVSLIEREALDAIERDHEVDLPARLTRRNVVTSDVALNHLVDRTFRIGDVELVGERLCEPCSYMESLAETEGASEALTHRGGLNANVIELGTIAIGDTVEF